In Triticum dicoccoides isolate Atlit2015 ecotype Zavitan unplaced genomic scaffold, WEW_v2.0 scaffold3763, whole genome shotgun sequence, the genomic stretch gcggagtttaggcgaagccctgctgctgtagttcatcaagatcgtcaccacgctgtcgtgctgacgaaactcttccccgacactttgctggatcggagtccggggatcgtcatcgagctgaacgtgtgctcgaactcggaggtgccgtagtttcggtgcttgatcggttggatcgtgaagacgtacgactacttcctctacgtcgtgtcattgcttccgcagtcggtctgcgttgggtacgtagacaacactctcctctcgttgctatgcatcacatgatcctgtgtgcgcgtaggaaatttttttgaaattactacgaaacccaacagcaagTTGTGCCACGAACTTGGGCACAGAGTGGGATCTATCAAATGCCGTTACACTCCTGATAAGCCAAAgtatgttcttgtttatttgtctgtGTTTTGATTTGGTGCTTTTTCCCAATTAGTATATCTATAACATTTTCTGCACAGGAGGAAGCGAGCAagtcagccccttgttgttgaacagtgTTGGCCAACCAAAAAAGCAAGAGTCAAGGGCGGTAGAAAGAAGAGAAGTGTGCCTGAGCCTGAGCAGACTGAAGAAAATCCTGCTGCAGTCaacattcagactgaagaaactgatgtggaggtgcacaccgaagaaactgaatttgagcgtgtcgaggttcagactgaagaaactgaacctgagcgtgtcgaggttcagactgaagaaacccatgttgaggtacacaccaaagaaactgaaactgttgtcaaCATTGAGACTGAAGACACTGATCACGAGGGTATTGGCGAGGTGTTGAAAAGACCAGTGAAGAAAACCAAGATGATCAGTGAACTTGTGTGTGTAGTAGAACCAAAAATAAGAAGGGCTAAGGCGAAGAAGGGCACACAACGTGGTAGGAAGAAGTAGAACAGAGAATAGTTTGAAAATTTGGGACATGTAATAATATTTGTAACTTGGTGCGTACTGGTAGTCACTATGTATCCCCATATTTCTATTCGAACTTGTT encodes the following:
- the LOC119346048 gene encoding uncharacterized protein LOC119346048, which encodes KLCHELGHRVGSIKCRYTPDKPKRKRASQPLVVEQCWPTKKARVKGGRKKRSVPEPEQTEENPAAVNIQTEETDVEVHTEETEFERVEVQTEETEPERVEVQTEETHVEVHTKETETVVNIETEDTDHEGIGEVLKRPVKKTKMISELVCVVEPKIRRAKAKKGTQRGRKK